CACCCGCCCCAGCGCGCAATTGCGCACAAGGCGGGTGATGACGGCTATGCGCCTGGCAGCTTCTTGCGCTTCCGCGAACGTGCTAGAGCCAGCGCATGAGTTCCCTCCCCTCCTCCGTCGACATCGCCATCATCGGTGCCGGCGCCGCCGGGCTCGGCGCGGCGCACGCGCTGAAGGATTCCGGCCTGGCCGTGATCGTGCTGGAAGCGCGCGACCGCATCGGGGGTCGCGCCTGGACCGTGCAGGCCTCGCCGGAGGTGACCTTCGACGTCGGCTGCGGCTGGCTGCATTCGGCGGACAGGAATTCCTTCGTTCCGATCGCCCGGCAACTCGATTTCGAGATCAACACGGACCTGCCGCCGTGGGGCGATCGCGCCTTCGGCGATGCGTTTCCGGAGGCTGAGCGCGAGGACTTTGTGCGCGCGATCGACGAGTTCTACGAACGAATCTGGGAGATTGCGGAGAAGGGCGAGGATGCGCCTGCCGCCGGTCATCTCGAGCCAGGTAATCGCTGGAATCCGATGATCGACGCGGTCTCGACCTATGTGAACGGGTGCGAGCTCGATCAGGTCTCGATCCTCGACATGGAGGCTTACGAGGACACCTATTTCAATTGGCGCGTGCGCGCCGGATATGGGGCGCTGATCGCGGCCTATGGCGCGTCCTGCCCGGTCGCGCTGAACTGCAACATCACGCTGATCGACCATTCCGGCGAGCGCATCCGCCTCGAAACCTCGCGCGGCACCCTTGATGCCGCGCGCGTCATCGTCACCGTACCGACCAACCTGATCGCCGACGAGGCGATCCGCTTTTCTCCGGCGCTGCCGGCCAAGGTCGACGCTGCGCGCGGCTTGCCGCTCGGCGTCGACGACAAGGTGACGCTGGCGCTGGAGGATGCAGAAGCCTTTCCAATCGAGGGAAACTTGCGCGGCGCCACCATGCGCACCGCTATGGGCACCTACCACATACGTCCGTTCGGCCAGCCCTGCATCGAGGGCTTTTTCGGCGGCCGGTTCGCGCGCGAACTTGAAGATGCCGGTGACGGCGCCTTCGCCGCGCAAAGCATCAATGAAATCGCGGGCTTCCTCGGCAACGA
The DNA window shown above is from Bradyrhizobium sp. CB1650 and carries:
- a CDS encoding NAD(P)/FAD-dependent oxidoreductase; this encodes MSSLPSSVDIAIIGAGAAGLGAAHALKDSGLAVIVLEARDRIGGRAWTVQASPEVTFDVGCGWLHSADRNSFVPIARQLDFEINTDLPPWGDRAFGDAFPEAEREDFVRAIDEFYERIWEIAEKGEDAPAAGHLEPGNRWNPMIDAVSTYVNGCELDQVSILDMEAYEDTYFNWRVRAGYGALIAAYGASCPVALNCNITLIDHSGERIRLETSRGTLDAARVIVTVPTNLIADEAIRFSPALPAKVDAARGLPLGVDDKVTLALEDAEAFPIEGNLRGATMRTAMGTYHIRPFGQPCIEGFFGGRFARELEDAGDGAFAAQSINEIAGFLGNDIRHKLRPLRESRWALDPFARGSYSHALPGRAGDRAVLAAPVDGRLFFAGEATSPNFFSTAHGARDSGERAAKEVLAALAKA